DNA sequence from the Hirundo rustica isolate bHirRus1 chromosome 25, bHirRus1.pri.v3, whole genome shotgun sequence genome:
GTGGGTCATTTACttaggagttggactcgatgatccttgtgggtcccttccaactaaAAATATTCCGTGCATCCATGCATCCAgttccatggcagggacacctcccactgtgccagtgtccagcccggcctggggcactgccagggatccaggggcagccacagctgctctgggaattccatcccagcccctgcccaccctcccagggaaccattcctgattcccaatctcccatgcagcgctgccctctggcactggaagccattccctgtgtcctgtccctccagagCCTTTTCCAAAATCCCCCTCCAGACTTTCCCATGGAATTTGTACCTGTGCCCACCCTtcatccctctgctcccctgctccGAGCCCTCCAGGATCAGAGCCCTGTGGGACAGGGGCTCCTTGAAGTTGCCTTTCCTGACCTGCAGGGTTTTGTCCAGGGGATTTCAGGTTTTGGTAATGGAAATCTCCAGATTTCACCGGCACTGGAGAGTTTGTAAACACAATCCACACACTCCTAGAGGCACTGGAAAACAACCTGGAAAAGAGGATTTTAGCACAGCTGAAATCACGCCCCTTTTGGGGCAGTTGAGAGAATTTGTTTTGTAATTCCCCCTGGCAGCTTTGCCTCCTGAATTCCCAGCTCAACAGGGATGGTCCCAGCTCCTGTCAGAGGCTGAGCTGCCTTTGCCTGATGCTGCTTTTGGGGTTGGAAGCCTCATGGGGCAGGAATCTCTCCTGGCTGAGCCGGATGTAATTCCTGTCTGCACAACACATCAAAGGAGCCCGAGCATCTTAAAAACACCATCCCACAAACAGGATCCTCTGAACACCATCCTACAAAAACACCATCCTAAAAACACCACCCCACAAAGAGCATCCTCCAAATGGCATCCTACAAACAGCACCCTACAAACACCATCCCACAAAACCCATCCTACAAACCGCATCCTCCAAATGGCATCCTACAAAAACAGCATCCCACAAACAGCATCCTACAAAAACACCATCCTACAAATGGCATCCTACAAACAGCACCCTACAAACACCATCCCACAAAACCCATCCTACAAAAACACTATCCCACAAACAGCACCCTACAAACGCCATCCTACAAAAACACCATCCTAAAAACACCGTTCCACAAACAGCATCCTCCAAGTGGCATCCTGAAAAAACAGCATCCTACAGACCCCATCCCACAAACCCCATCCTAAAAACACCATCCCACAAACAGCATCCTACCAACAGGATCCTACAAAAACCCCATCCCACAAACCCCATCCCACAAACCCCATCCCACAAACAGCATCCTACAAGTGCAGCTTCGCTCCTACAGGAGGGGCTGAAGGACTGGGAATGTTTTATTGcttccaaaggcagcaggaatggGCCATAAATCCCCATTTGCTGTCAGAAGAGAGCCCCAGGGGCTTCTCCCTGCCGTTCCCTGGAAGCAAAACTGTGTGGCAACACTTCCCGAAAGGTGTGATCCACCTGGAATTTCAAACACACGCGGCTGGGCCTGGAGAGCTCCCAGTTTCTGAGAGGTGTAAAATCTCCTGGCTCAGCTTCCGGGCTGAAAGTGATGAAGGGGAGCAGCTTTTTGTCATGGAAAATTGGCTCCTCTGTGGAAAGGAGCAATTTTGGATACAGAGTGAGCCCTGGATTGCCGTCAGGTGATAACACAGAGGGAGTCGGGTGTTATCCTCTGTCACTGCAACAGAGCTCATGGAAGAGGGGAACAAACACTTCAGgcaaaaggagggagaggggcagaATTTGAGGAGGTGGAATCCAGGCCGGGAATACCTGTGGGAGTTTGTGTTGGCTGCCCGGGGATCAGGAGGCAGCAGCGGTGCAGAGGCATCGCCGTGTGGTTTGAAGCCGTGGGGAAAAATCCTGCACTCAGGATTattgcagggagcagaggacagccctgggggaaTGTCCAAATCCTTGTTATCGTGTCTGCACACGCAGCTGCCCCAAACCACCCCGGAGATGGACCCAAACCCCCTGCTCGGGCACAGCACAGGATCTGTGGGactggcagcagggaaaagtgTCCAAGTGCTTCCACAGTGCTCAGCAAACTGGGGAAACAGGAAACCCTTGGTGCTCCAGCCAGCAGTGAGATTAACCAGAGAACTGAGCtacaggcagctccaggggcagTAAAATCCCCAACCACCTGGCCTGGAACAATCTaccagtgctggcacagccacgGGAAGCGGAAAGGCCAAAACCCATACAAAATATGGGTAGagcagaacaagaaaataagaaacCTTAACTCTGAAACACTCTGCTCCACCTCCCTTCAGTCCTGTGCAGCCCAGTGCCTGGATTTCTGCACACCTTTCCCGGTATTTGCAAGTGAATTTGCCTCCCCCGGCCCTGCCTGCTCTGGAGTTTGTTTGCCATCCTCGCTGCCATGGCTGTGACAGCGCTGTCACCCCCCAGCGCCGCTGGCTCCCGGTGCTGCCACTCAGCTGCTGTTTGCTCAGCACCCCAGGAGCCACAGCCAGGACGGGATGGGCGGCAGGAATGTTTGGGGAGCGCGGATCTGGCAGCCGCACGGGCAGGGGGAGCTCGGAGGTGAACTCCAAGTGTACTCACACACGAATCCCATCCAGGAAGGgcagctgagctccctgctcAGAACTGtactgcagagctggaaaaccCGGGTACTGGCCAGcccaggggacagctgggacccAAACCTcacccaggagctctgcagggtgAGGTGTGCTGCGATTTGCCCCACACCCAGCCAGGTTTGCCCTCGGGATGGGGAGGATTTCCAGTCCTGGCTGTGCCTTGGAGCAGGGAGACTTGTAGGAATTTCTTCCTTGTCTTTGCGCCTCAGCCGCCGCGCAGGACCAATGAGCCGTGTCCCACTGAGAGCGGATTTATTTGTGGGGCCAGCATGgggctgtgcagtgctgggtgTGGGGCTCGGGCTGGGCCCTGCTCGCAGCCAGCCCCTCCTGTCCCCGCAGTGGTGTCGGACCTGTGCGCCACGGGGGACCACGACTGCGAGCAGGTGTGTGTCAGCAGCCCGGGGACGTACAGGTGCGCCTGCAGGGACGGCTTCAGCCTCAACAGCGACGGCAAGACCTGCACCGGTACGTGACGGGGGGACGGCGGGGACAGCTCCGGGGTGTTCTGCCCAGAGAAGGCAGAAAGGGAAACCCTGCTCTTCCAAGCCACAATCGCCCTCAAAACATTGCTGTGATCTCTCGTCGGGTTTTCTTCGATCAACTGTCAGGTGTTTGGGGCATCTTCACTGAAGACTATGGCGATGGCTGGTTGTAAAAGTCCTTTATCGCATGGCTAAATCAGCCTTATGAAGGCAGAGTCATTACAGTCGTGCAGAAAGCCTCTATCACAGTCTCTGAgtcccaagcagcagcagcacccctggTCCGTGTCCCGTGAGcgtctcagcagcagcagtagcaacAACAGCGGCATCAGGGGTTTTTCCTGAGCCTCTGTGTGTTCATTCTCAAAGTagtgcatttttattctcttttggCCAATCAGGTTAAAACACGAATTTCCTGCATCCTTGCTGGACATATCCTAAGCTAAGATAGACGTGCGAAAGCAAATGCAAAATCTTACACAAATTCTACGTAAATAATTCTATCTGTTCCATCTAGGAATGTTTGGCAAGGTTACgttatttttattatgtctAGAGTTTATCTGTCTTTGCAAAAGGCAAAGCTACTGAGTTTTAAACTGGGTTTAGGTCCTTTTCTTGCTTGCTATTTCAGTCTCTATTTAAAACCAAACTTGCATTTCTGCCTCATGTCTGTGTGGATTTATGTACCTTAATTTCTCTGAAGGTTCTAATTCAATCCTCACATTTCTGGGCACTCCTGGGCCTGTGTGGATTTGGCCCAGGGGAATTCCTACTCCGGCAATTAACCCCATTTCCTCAGCAATAGATGGCATTAGGGTTCTGTTCTCCTACATAATTTATTGaggtttttgctgctgtttccttcTGCCCTCTTCTCGTGTTTTCCCTCAGCTTGCAATGGTGGCTTGGGGTCTGCTCTGGATCTCGTGTTCCTCATCGATGGCTCCAAGAGTGTGAGGCCTGAGAACTTCGAGCTGGTGAAGAAATTCATCAACCAAATCGTGGATTCTCTGGAGGTGTCGGACAAACAGGCCCAGGTGGGGCTGGTGCAGTACTCCAGCTCTGTCCGGCAGGAGTTCCCGCTGGGGCAGTTCAAGAGCAAGAAGGACATCAAAGCAGCGGTGAAGAAAATGTCCTACATGGAGAAGGGGACCATGACAGGCCAGGCTCTGAAGTACCTCGTTGACAGCTCCTTTTCCGTCATCAACGGGGCCCGGCCCAGCGTCCCCAAGGTGGGGATTGTCTTCACGGATGGGCGCTCACAGGATTACATCTCAGATGCTGCCAAGAAAGCCAAGGACTCAGGtagggctctgaattcctgggggCTTCTTTCTGCCTTGACCCAGGCAGGACTTTTTCCCTGAATTTGTCCCTTAGGATACAAACAGGTTATACAGAGTAATTTTGGGAGACATTCCCTGACTATCCTTGCTCACAGAGAGCTTGGAGCACCTCGGTCTGGGGCTCAGGTGCGCCTTGGTTTGCCAAGAGCGGGTTTTAGTTCCTCTCTGTGCCTTTGGAGGAGTttctgcagggcagggcggAGTTTCATGCccttgggatgggatggacagggTGGAGTTCACCTCCTTGGAATGGGATGGGCAGGATGGAGTTCCAGCTCCTGGAATGGAACAGACATGGTGGAGTTTTATCCTCTGGAATGGGATGGACAGGATGGAGTTCCAGCTcctggaatgggatgggcaGGATGGAGTTCCACCCCCTGGAATGGAACAGACATGGTGGAGTTTTATCctctggaatgggatgggcaGGGTGGAGCTCCACCCCTTGGAATGGAACAGACATGGTGGAGTTTTATCTtctggaatgggatgggcaGGGTGGAGTTCTGCCCCCTTGGAATGGAACAGACATGGTGGAGTTTTATCTtctggaatgggatgggcaGGGTGGAGCTCCACCCCTTGGAATGGGATGGGCAGGGTGGAGTTTCATGCccttgggatgggatggacaggaTGGAGTTCCACCCCTGGAATTGGAACCCGGGTCTAATTGCTCCACACGAATGTGGAAGGAGGTCTGCAGAGGATTTAGAATTAGGAGCTTCCAGCACCTTTagggttggacagggcttggagcaacctggggtggTGGAAGATGGTAGAACAAGAGGAGCTTTAAGGACCCTGCTGACCCCAGCCAGTCTGGGATTTGCCTGGGGTTGGTCAGgaaacccagcccagctccagaggcACACGGGGGCAAGGACAGCGAATCCCAGGAGTTGTAGGGCTGAGCGTGGCTTGGCTGCATCAGCCCCAAGGcctggaagaggagaggaaaagcaatgagacaataaacaaagcacagaCACGGATTAAGGAGGAACCGCAGGCACATCAATAAACTGCTGTTGTAGAAAAAGCGCTCGGTGGCCACACACGGATGGATTTCTGTGTCTGAGCCCCATGAAATATTAATGCCTCGAGAGCTGCCCCTTTGCTGACCCGCTGAGCACGTTCCCAGTCTCTGACACCCCGTGTTAAATGGATCCAGCCCCTGGGAATTCAGTCAGGAATTGCTgaatccttcccttccttttaaCTTCGCTCTCCACCACTAGATGGGACTCGGGGCCAGCACACAACCAGAAAGGTCAGGGAGCTCGTGAAAAAACAATGTTTACAAAGCACTCTGACATCTTATGGTGCTGTTCAGCTCTTATAAAACAAAAGGCTCTTATAAAGTGTATTTATAGAATTTATTCCTCCCTGGTGATAAAACTTTGTGCCttgtctctccctcctcccttgtCCCTGCAAGGAAATCTCTTATCTGTCCGTAAGTTATTGCTGTGGGATAAACAAGTGCTCAAAATGAGACTGCAGAATTGTTCAGTGAGCTGAGCCtcggaaaaaaaccaacaaatattggacatttccagagaaaggcaaaaggggaacagggaaaccTTCTCAGCACCTGGGCACCGACAAATAGagacaaatatttcaaatcagGGTTTAATTGAGATCACCCTAAACGGGAAAATTGCATTTCAGTTCAATAGAAACAGGTTTAATGCAGATCAATCTCTTGGCAGAGCAGGATGATCCCTGACAAGTTCTTAACTCTCAGTGGGGGCTGCAACTTCAGACAGACTGAGCTCGGTTCTGCTGACCCCAGGTCTCCACTGCAGGGGAACTTTGCCACTCAGGGGCTCATTAACAGAGGTTGATTAACAGCAGCTGAGGCTATTTTGGAAACTCCTACTGTTTCCTTTTGCTACATTATCACTGCCATACCAGCGGGATGGTGTCACCATCACCCGTCCTTTCTTGCATCTCCAAAATCTTGATCTTCTTGTCATTGGCTGGGAAATTCCAGTTGAACTCTGcctgaaaaaagtattttggcCCCTGTTTGACCTGGCTGAAAGGATTTTCTCCAAAGCCTTGTTCCTGTGGCCACAGTGCCCACGGTCTggtaaattttaataaaatctccgcctgtaaaattattttggccCTGTTTGACCTGGCTGAAAGGAGTCAGGAATAGTGGAGGTGATTCTCCGTTAGGATCTGGAGCGGCGTGGGGCCTGGGGGCACAGCGGGGACGAGCATGTCCAggctggcaggggtggcaccgtGCCAGCTCCGCGCCGCTGACGCGGATCCCGCCGTTCCCGGCAGGATTCCGGATGTTTGCCGTGGGAGTCGGCAACGCCGTGGAGGATGAGCTGAGGGAGATCGCCTCAGAACCAGTGGCTGAGCATTATTTCTACAGCGCCGACTTCAGGACCATCAGCAAGATCGGGAAGAAGCTGCAGATGAAGATCTGTGTTGGTGAGAGGGGATTGGGGTTCACTCACAGCGTTTGAAGGCCGGAGAAGAGGGGTAAAAATGGCCTTGGAGAAGCTGCAGATGAAGATCTGTGTTGGTGGGAGGGGATTGGGGGTGGAGGGGTTCAGTCACAGCATTTGAAAGATGGAGCAGAAGGGTGAAAATGCCCCTGAAGAAGCTGCAGGTCTTCAGAATTTGTTGGtgagaggggatggggatggagggggtTTGTCCCAGTGTTTGAAGGCTGGAGTGGAGGGATGAAAACGCCCTTTTAGATGGATGTTACAAAAATctccctgttcccagctggcagAACACACGGGAGGATCAGGAGCCATCAGTATTTTGGGTGGTTGCCTGAAGTGAAGCGACCTCAGgctgtgtccccctgtcccaaatccccttctccttcctttttcctccacCTTTCTGCCCTTCTTCTTCCTCAGAAATGATGAATTTGTCTCCAGGTTCCCAAAGATGggatttcctttcttcctggaGAAGTTGGATAATCCCTGTGTCTACTGAGCCAAGATTGCAAGGCAGAGACTCTTTGCCAAGTCTCCTTAAAAAATTAGGATCAATCCAAAAACAAGAGGATAGGATCTACATGAAACCCCCAATAAACTGTACTTAAAATCATTTAAATACATTTGGGCTTCAgccttcaaagaaaaaaaaagtaaatttcagaaaaactaCTTGTTTGTAAAATATCAGTTCAGATAAATATCTTTATATTtgagtattaaaaataaaaggaaggcaAGGagatatttgcatttctttcattcCCAGTGCCAGTTTGTATTTCTCAACAGCTGTCTGCAAATCTTCTGTTAATCTCCAGCTTTAGGTAACTCCTGGCTGCTTTAATCCCGTTGTGTTTTGGTGCCAGTGGttcctttcctttaaaaattcccTCTTTTATTTACTCCTTCTTTGCTCAGCTCAGAGTGGCCTTGTGACCcctccctttctttcccagtcatctttttcctcctgttcagTCTAAGTTAATTTTCCTTGAAGAGCAGATGTAAATTAGTGACATAAATTAACAAACTGATTAACGCTCATGGCTCCACCCGCCCAGGACTGGAGCTACTGAAGCAAAGCTCAAACCAGTCTTGATGGCAGCACTGCCTCCAGTTTTTATTGGATGTTGTTGGGGAGACAGAGGTTGGTTTTATTTGGTCAGACTCCAATTTTAGGGCAAACTTGAAGCatcaggagcagagctcagtgcgTTTCCAGGGAGCTGGAAACCCAGGAAAGACTTTTCATGgctgaaataacagaaaaatgtgaCATGCTCTGTTCATCTGAGGTTAAAGACAGAAGAGATCAATCGGATAAttagaaataattatattttgatTTCCTTCCCATTNNNNNNNNNNNNNNNNNNNNNNNNNNNNNNNNNNNNNNNNNNNNNNNNNNNNNNNNNNNNNNNNNNNNNNNNNNNNNNNNNNNNNNNNNNNNNNNNNNNNNNNNNNNNNNNNNNNNNNNNNNNNNNNNNNNNNNNNNNNNNNNNNNNNNNNNNNNNNNNNNNNNNNNNNNNNNNNNNNNNNNNNNNNNNNNNNNNNNNNNATTGCTGACATAGAAAATAAGAATTGTTCTGTCTCACTGGGCTGAGGGATTTTGATTTAatcagttttttttttgtgccactCATCCTCTCGCTGTTGTGACCCGCAGAGGAAGATCCGTGTGAGTGCAAATCCATCGTGAAGTTCCAGACCAAAGTAGAAGACCTCATCAATTCCCTGCAGCAGAAACATATCCTTTGGCAGGACTGGGTGGGTTGGCCGGGGTTTCCGTGGGACCATGGAGGGTCTGCTCCCGGGGGAGGGCTGGGGTTCAGGGAGGCGGGAA
Encoded proteins:
- the MATN1 gene encoding cartilage matrix protein codes for the protein MARICCALLLSLLLLLHSRGAGGASPQPRGALCRTKPTDLVFIIDSSRSVRPHEFEKIKVFVSRVIEALDVGPNATRVGVINYASAVRSELSLQGPQSKAALLQAVRRIQPLSTGTMTGLAIQFAISRAFSAAEGGRDGAPSFKKVAIVVTDGRPQDGVQDVSARARAAGIELFAIGVGRVDMGTLRQMASEPLDEHVDYVESYSVIEKLTHKFQEAFCVVSDLCATGDHDCEQVCVSSPGTYRCACRDGFSLNSDGKTCTACNGGLGSALDLVFLIDGSKSVRPENFELVKKFINQIVDSLEVSDKQAQVGLVQYSSSVRQEFPLGQFKSKKDIKAAVKKMSYMEKGTMTGQALKYLVDSSFSVINGARPSVPKVGIVFTDGRSQDYISDAAKKAKDSGFRMFAVGVGNAVEDELREIASEPVAEHYFYSADFRTISKIGKKLQMKICVEEDPCECKSIVKFQTKVEDLINSLQQKLEAVAKRIEALENKII